The Streptomyces cynarae genome contains a region encoding:
- a CDS encoding FadR/GntR family transcriptional regulator, producing the protein MSTPGRGLHGHVLDTLGPAITAGEYPPGSVLRTDELAQHFEVSRSVMREAVRVLESMHLVESRRRVGVTVLPSSEWNVYDPQVIRWRLAGADRPRQLRSLTVLRSAIEPVAAGLAARHATAEHCARLTECALGMVANSRGHRLQAYLVHDMAFHRVILEASGNEMFARLGDVVAEVLSGRTHHDVMFEDPDPAAVTLHVQVAEAVREGDAARAEQLTREITVGALHELDILAP; encoded by the coding sequence ATGAGCACACCGGGCCGGGGGCTGCACGGCCATGTACTGGACACCCTCGGCCCCGCGATCACCGCGGGCGAGTACCCGCCGGGCAGTGTCCTGCGCACCGACGAACTCGCCCAGCACTTCGAGGTCTCCCGGTCCGTGATGCGCGAGGCGGTGCGCGTCCTGGAGTCCATGCACCTGGTGGAATCGCGCCGCCGGGTGGGCGTGACGGTTCTGCCCTCGTCCGAGTGGAACGTCTACGATCCCCAGGTCATCCGGTGGCGGCTGGCCGGCGCCGACCGCCCCCGGCAGTTGCGCTCACTGACCGTGCTGCGCTCGGCGATCGAACCGGTCGCGGCGGGCCTCGCCGCGCGCCACGCCACCGCAGAGCACTGCGCCCGCCTCACCGAGTGCGCACTGGGGATGGTGGCCAACTCACGCGGCCACCGGCTTCAGGCCTACCTGGTCCACGACATGGCCTTCCACCGGGTGATCCTGGAGGCGTCGGGCAACGAGATGTTCGCGCGCCTCGGCGACGTGGTCGCCGAGGTGCTCTCGGGCCGCACCCACCACGACGTCATGTTCGAGGACCCCGACCCGGCCGCGGTCACCCTGCACGTCCAGGTCGCGGAGGCGGTACGGGAGGGCGACGCGGCCCGCGCCGAGCAGCTCACCCGCGAGATCACCGTGGGCGCGCTGCACGAACTGGACATCCTGGCGCCGTGA
- a CDS encoding DUF5709 domain-containing protein — MGDEVYQPQQDEDVVEDMSPLESPDSLENRVVEPMEEGYSPPEKPLAVNDVGTTAAEQRDGESLDERLAREVPEDTATVGDGIGDLPGGEGEPRDDEVGGPDAGRLVAPDEGAHEDTDAEAVANDVGFDSGARTAEEAAVHVVPDDGEDETRL, encoded by the coding sequence ATGGGTGACGAAGTCTATCAGCCCCAGCAGGACGAGGACGTCGTGGAGGACATGAGCCCGCTGGAGTCCCCGGACAGCCTGGAGAACCGGGTCGTGGAGCCCATGGAGGAGGGCTACTCGCCGCCGGAGAAGCCCCTTGCGGTGAACGACGTGGGCACCACCGCCGCCGAGCAGCGCGACGGCGAGTCGCTGGACGAGCGGCTGGCGCGGGAGGTGCCCGAGGACACGGCCACGGTGGGCGACGGGATCGGGGACCTGCCCGGCGGTGAGGGTGAGCCGAGGGACGACGAGGTCGGCGGCCCGGACGCCGGGCGGCTGGTCGCGCCGGACGAGGGCGCGCACGAGGACACCGACGCGGAGGCCGTCGCGAACGACGTCGGCTTCGACAGCGGCGCCCGCACGGCCGAGGAGGCCGCGGTGCACGTCGTGCCGGATGACGGCGAGGACGAGACGCGGCTGTAG
- a CDS encoding CapA family protein produces MHTGAVTLFLCGDVMLGRGVDQILPHPGDPALRETYIHDARAYVGLAEAANGPIPQPVDYSWPWGEALAVLEDAAPDVRVVNLETAVTGDGEFAHGKGVHYRMSPANLPCLAALRPDVCALANNHVLDFGRPGLEETLDSLAAAGLRTAGAGRDATAAGRPAIVPLDGGGRVLVFSFGMPSSGIPEDWAATEDRPGVDFVTGPTVAVAAGFAARLRQLKHPGDIVVASVHWGPNWGYDVSRAEIRFAHALVDAGVDIVHGHSSHHPRPLETYRGRLVLYGCGDLVDDYEGIGGYERYRDDLRLLYLVTVDPDTGRTTGARIVTLQARRMRLEHASDEDTAWLRAALDGCSREFGTGVDREPDGTLTLRALR; encoded by the coding sequence GTGCACACGGGCGCGGTGACCCTGTTCCTGTGCGGGGACGTCATGCTCGGCCGGGGCGTCGACCAGATCCTCCCGCACCCCGGCGACCCGGCGCTGCGGGAGACCTACATCCACGACGCCCGGGCCTACGTCGGCCTGGCCGAGGCCGCCAACGGGCCCATTCCCCAGCCGGTCGACTACTCCTGGCCCTGGGGCGAGGCGCTGGCGGTCCTGGAGGACGCCGCGCCCGATGTGCGGGTGGTCAATCTGGAGACCGCCGTCACCGGCGACGGGGAGTTCGCGCACGGCAAGGGCGTCCACTACCGGATGAGCCCCGCCAACCTGCCCTGCCTGGCCGCGCTGCGCCCGGACGTCTGCGCCCTCGCCAACAACCACGTGCTCGACTTCGGTAGGCCCGGCCTCGAGGAGACCCTCGACTCCCTGGCGGCAGCGGGGCTGCGCACGGCCGGGGCGGGCCGGGACGCGACCGCGGCCGGACGGCCCGCGATCGTCCCCCTCGACGGAGGCGGACGCGTGCTGGTGTTCTCCTTCGGCATGCCCTCCAGCGGGATCCCGGAGGACTGGGCCGCCACCGAGGACCGGCCCGGCGTCGACTTCGTCACGGGCCCGACCGTCGCCGTGGCCGCCGGGTTCGCCGCCCGGCTGCGGCAGCTCAAGCACCCAGGAGACATCGTCGTCGCCTCGGTCCACTGGGGCCCCAACTGGGGCTACGACGTCTCCCGCGCCGAGATCCGCTTCGCCCACGCGCTCGTCGACGCGGGCGTGGACATCGTCCACGGGCACTCCTCGCACCACCCGCGCCCGCTGGAGACCTACCGGGGCAGGCTCGTCCTGTACGGCTGCGGGGACCTCGTCGACGACTACGAGGGCATCGGCGGCTACGAGCGCTACCGCGACGACCTGCGCCTGCTGTACCTGGTGACGGTCGACCCGGACACCGGCCGGACGACCGGCGCCCGCATCGTCACCCTCCAGGCGCGCAGAATGCGGCTGGAGCACGCCTCGGACGAGGACACCGCCTGGCTGCGCGCCGCCCTCGACGGATGCAGCCGGGAGTTCGGCACCGGCGTCGACCGTGAACCCGACGGCACACTCACGCTGCGCGCCCTGCGCTGA
- a CDS encoding YchJ family protein — MTTRSCPCGLPEAYENCCGRLHAGAAAAPTAEALMRSRYSAFVRRDAGYLLRTWHPRTRPARLDLDPRMRWTGLEILGTTEGSAFHSTGTVTFRASYRGGSLHERSRFERVDGAWVYVDGEFPDRD, encoded by the coding sequence ATGACCACGCGTTCCTGCCCGTGCGGGCTGCCCGAGGCCTACGAGAACTGCTGCGGCCGCCTCCACGCGGGGGCCGCAGCCGCGCCGACCGCCGAGGCGCTCATGCGGTCCCGGTACAGCGCCTTCGTTCGGCGGGACGCGGGGTATCTGCTGCGCACCTGGCATCCGCGCACCCGCCCTGCACGGCTCGACCTCGACCCGCGGATGCGGTGGACGGGGCTGGAGATCCTGGGGACGACGGAGGGTTCCGCGTTCCACTCCACGGGGACCGTGACCTTCCGCGCCTCCTACCGGGGTGGCTCGCTGCACGAGCGCAGCCGGTTCGAGCGGGTCGACGGGGCGTGGGTGTATGTCGACGGGGAGTTCCCCGACCGGGACTGA
- the polX gene encoding DNA polymerase/3'-5' exonuclease PolX, translating to MARANEEVEALLQEYADLVAITGGDAFKARAYEKAARAIGGHPADISHLDADGLRDIPNVGRSIAEKVIEYLRTGTVAVVEERRAKIPAGVRELITIPTLGPKKAMRLYEDLHISSVSELAAAIEADALADLKGFGEKTQENILHGIRLMQQAGGRIPIHLALDTAEEIVAELSQVTGCKRCTYAGSLRRMRETIGDIDILVAAKRSAPFMEALETLPSTAEVIAHGEKKTSIRTTKGVQVDLRVLPPDSWGAGLQYFTGSKAHNIRTRTIAVRPGLKLSEYGLFDTGSGESVASRSEEEVYARLGLPWIPPTLREDRGEIQAAVRGELPEVVTERDVRGDLHTHTDLTDGLASLEAMVEAAAERGYAYYAVTDHAPNLYMQRMTDEKILAQREELRALDGAHHGMRLLHGTELNISAEGDVDWPGAFLVGFDLCVASLHSHFDLDRRAMTRRLVRACENPHVNIIGHPTTRLIGKRPGVDADWDEVFAACARTGTALEINAQPDRLDLCDEDILRARQHGVKFAVNTDAHSVLHLAHLRYGVATAQRGWLTADDVINTWPLRRLRRFLAKDGSG from the coding sequence GTGGCCCGGGCCAACGAAGAGGTCGAGGCGCTCCTGCAGGAGTACGCGGACCTCGTCGCGATCACGGGAGGCGACGCCTTCAAGGCGCGCGCCTACGAGAAGGCCGCGCGTGCCATCGGCGGCCACCCGGCCGACATCTCCCATCTGGACGCCGACGGGCTGCGGGACATCCCGAACGTGGGCAGGTCGATCGCCGAGAAGGTCATCGAGTATCTGCGCACCGGCACGGTCGCGGTGGTCGAGGAGCGCCGGGCGAAGATCCCGGCCGGGGTGCGGGAGCTGATCACGATCCCCACGCTGGGTCCGAAGAAGGCGATGCGGCTCTACGAGGACCTGCACATCTCCTCGGTGAGCGAGTTGGCGGCCGCGATCGAGGCGGACGCGCTGGCCGACCTGAAGGGGTTCGGCGAGAAGACGCAGGAGAACATCCTGCACGGGATCCGGCTGATGCAGCAGGCGGGCGGCCGTATCCCGATCCATCTGGCGCTGGACACCGCGGAGGAGATCGTCGCCGAGCTGTCCCAGGTCACCGGCTGCAAGCGCTGCACGTACGCGGGATCGCTGCGGCGGATGAGAGAGACGATCGGCGACATCGACATCCTGGTCGCCGCGAAGCGGTCGGCCCCCTTCATGGAAGCCCTGGAGACGCTGCCCTCGACCGCCGAGGTGATCGCGCACGGTGAGAAGAAGACGTCGATCCGCACCACGAAGGGCGTGCAGGTGGACCTCCGGGTGCTGCCGCCCGACTCGTGGGGCGCCGGGCTCCAGTACTTCACCGGCTCCAAGGCGCACAACATCCGGACCCGCACCATCGCCGTGCGCCCGGGTCTGAAGCTGTCCGAGTACGGCCTGTTCGACACGGGCAGCGGGGAATCGGTCGCCTCCCGCAGCGAGGAGGAGGTGTACGCCCGGCTGGGCCTGCCGTGGATTCCGCCGACGCTTCGGGAGGACCGCGGGGAGATCCAGGCGGCCGTGCGCGGGGAGCTGCCGGAAGTGGTGACGGAGCGGGACGTGCGCGGCGATCTGCACACGCACACGGACCTCACCGACGGGCTGGCCTCCCTGGAGGCGATGGTGGAGGCGGCGGCGGAGCGCGGTTACGCGTACTACGCGGTCACCGACCACGCGCCGAACCTGTACATGCAGCGCATGACGGACGAGAAGATCCTGGCCCAGCGGGAGGAGCTGCGGGCGCTGGACGGCGCGCACCACGGGATGCGGCTGCTGCACGGCACAGAGCTCAACATCAGTGCCGAGGGGGACGTGGACTGGCCGGGCGCGTTCCTGGTCGGCTTCGACCTGTGCGTGGCCTCGCTGCACTCCCATTTCGACCTGGACCGCAGGGCGATGACGCGGCGGCTGGTGCGGGCCTGTGAGAACCCGCACGTCAACATCATCGGCCATCCGACCACGCGCCTGATCGGCAAGCGGCCGGGGGTGGACGCCGACTGGGACGAGGTCTTCGCGGCCTGCGCGCGCACCGGCACCGCGCTGGAGATCAACGCCCAGCCGGACCGGCTCGACCTGTGCGACGAGGACATCCTGCGGGCCCGGCAGCACGGCGTGAAGTTCGCCGTGAACACCGACGCGCACTCAGTGCTCCACCTGGCCCATCTGCGCTACGGCGTCGCTACCGCGCAGCGCGGCTGGCTCACGGCGGACGACGTGATCAACACCTGGCCGCTGCGGCGGCTGCGCCGGTTCCTCGCCAAGGACGGGTCGGGGTGA
- a CDS encoding NAD(P)-dependent oxidoreductase, whose protein sequence is MTNSSTRASVSVLGLGPMGRALASAFLTAGHPLTVWNRTPGRAGDLPERGATVASSAEDAVRAGEVVVVCLLDYDAVRAVLPATGWAGRTLVNLSSGEPAQARALAGWAAGWGIRYLDGAILTPTPAIGTPAAAVLYSGARDAYDAVREAMTALGGTGRHLDADPGRAAAYEVALLDLFATSVHGAAHAFALASAEGVAPGDLAPFAVGISDLLSEMIPRWAEQLRTGRFPGERSTVASAGATLTRLVQAASAHGLDTGALAAAKRTADRAVAAGHGRDGLARLVAATAATRGVPAPPSRD, encoded by the coding sequence ATGACGAACTCGAGCACGCGCGCCTCTGTTTCCGTTCTCGGCCTCGGCCCCATGGGCCGGGCCCTCGCCTCCGCCTTCCTGACCGCCGGCCACCCGCTGACCGTGTGGAACCGCACCCCGGGCCGGGCCGGTGACCTCCCCGAACGGGGCGCGACCGTCGCGTCCTCGGCCGAGGACGCCGTACGTGCCGGGGAGGTGGTCGTCGTCTGCCTTCTGGACTACGACGCCGTACGCGCCGTGCTGCCCGCGACGGGCTGGGCGGGCCGCACGCTGGTCAACCTCAGCAGCGGGGAGCCCGCGCAGGCCCGGGCCCTGGCCGGGTGGGCGGCCGGGTGGGGGATCCGCTACCTGGACGGAGCCATCCTCACGCCCACGCCGGCGATCGGCACCCCTGCCGCCGCGGTGCTCTACAGCGGTGCGCGGGACGCTTACGACGCGGTGCGGGAAGCGATGACGGCGCTCGGCGGTACCGGCCGTCATCTCGACGCCGACCCGGGACGCGCGGCGGCGTACGAGGTGGCGCTGCTCGACCTGTTCGCCACATCCGTGCACGGAGCCGCGCACGCCTTCGCTCTCGCCTCGGCGGAGGGCGTCGCGCCCGGGGATCTCGCGCCGTTCGCCGTCGGGATCAGCGATCTGCTCTCCGAGATGATCCCACGGTGGGCCGAGCAGTTGCGGACCGGCCGCTTCCCGGGAGAGCGCTCCACCGTGGCATCGGCGGGGGCGACGCTCACCCGGCTCGTCCAGGCCGCGTCGGCGCACGGCCTGGACACCGGTGCCCTGGCGGCGGCCAAGCGGACCGCCGACCGGGCCGTCGCCGCCGGGCACGGCCGGGACGGGCTCGCACGGCTCGTGGCGGCTACGGCCGCCACAAGGGGTGTTCCCGCTCCGCCCAGTCGCGACTGA
- a CDS encoding cytochrome b/b6 domain-containing protein produces MPPRVDATQPPVSAPARVRRFTPAERWVHRTTAALMGVCVVTAACLYIPAFAELVGRRELVVRVHEVAGVLLPVPVLLGLASRAFRADLGHLNRWGPHDRVWLRAALRRDHRRALRPAGKFNAGQKTYAAWIAGATLVMLGTGLLMWFTHLTPLMWRTSATFVHDWLALTIGVVLAGHIGMALADPESRRGLRTGLVSRDWAEREHPLWRP; encoded by the coding sequence ATGCCCCCACGAGTTGACGCCACCCAGCCCCCCGTCTCCGCCCCGGCCCGGGTACGCCGCTTCACCCCCGCGGAGCGCTGGGTCCACCGCACGACGGCCGCCCTGATGGGCGTGTGCGTGGTGACGGCGGCCTGCCTCTACATCCCCGCGTTCGCGGAACTGGTGGGACGCCGCGAACTGGTGGTCAGGGTCCATGAGGTGGCGGGCGTGCTGCTGCCGGTCCCGGTCCTGCTCGGCCTCGCCTCCCGGGCCTTCCGTGCGGACCTCGGCCACCTCAACCGCTGGGGGCCGCACGACCGGGTCTGGCTGCGCGCGGCCCTGCGGCGCGACCACCGCCGCGCCTTGCGCCCGGCGGGCAAGTTCAACGCGGGGCAGAAGACGTACGCGGCGTGGATCGCGGGCGCCACACTGGTGATGCTCGGCACGGGACTGCTGATGTGGTTCACCCACCTCACGCCGCTGATGTGGCGCACCTCGGCGACGTTCGTCCACGACTGGCTCGCCCTGACGATCGGCGTGGTCCTGGCCGGCCACATCGGCATGGCCCTCGCCGACCCGGAATCCCGCCGGGGCCTGCGCACGGGCCTGGTCAGTCGCGACTGGGCGGAGCGGGAACACCCCTTGTGGCGGCCGTAG
- a CDS encoding L-idonate 5-dehydrogenase — translation MPGCVVHGQDDLRVDELPVPEPGPGQALVAVRYGGVCGSDLHYWRHGGVGDFRLREPMVLGHEVVGTVVAYGAGASGPSVGTAVAVHPATPCGVCPECAGGRRNVCRDTRYLGSAARFPHVQGGFAARTAVPAEQLRPLPAGLELRRAALAEPLSVALHAVRRAGEVAGRHVLVTGAGPIGCLVVAAAKAAGAARVTVTDLLPRALEFAAAAGADTLVRADDPDDAGWPAEADVAVEASGVAAGLDTCLRLVRRGGVVVQLGMLPPGQSPFPGNLLVSREIDLRGAFRFDTEFDDALGLLASDPAFDALISNVVPVREAESAFALAADRSRSCKVLLDFGRPA, via the coding sequence ATGCCGGGTTGCGTCGTCCACGGCCAGGACGACCTGCGGGTCGACGAACTGCCGGTCCCGGAACCGGGACCGGGGCAGGCGCTGGTCGCCGTCCGCTACGGCGGGGTGTGCGGCTCGGATCTGCACTACTGGCGGCACGGCGGGGTCGGGGACTTCCGGCTCAGGGAGCCGATGGTGCTGGGGCACGAGGTGGTGGGGACGGTGGTCGCGTACGGCGCCGGCGCGTCAGGTCCCTCGGTCGGTACGGCGGTCGCGGTGCACCCGGCCACTCCGTGCGGGGTCTGCCCGGAGTGCGCGGGCGGGCGGCGCAACGTGTGCCGGGACACCCGCTACCTGGGCAGCGCGGCCCGTTTCCCGCATGTGCAGGGCGGCTTCGCGGCGCGGACGGCCGTCCCGGCCGAGCAGCTGAGGCCGCTGCCGGCCGGTCTGGAACTGCGCCGGGCCGCGCTCGCCGAGCCCCTGTCGGTGGCGCTGCACGCGGTGCGGCGGGCCGGTGAGGTGGCCGGCCGGCACGTCCTGGTGACCGGTGCGGGCCCGATCGGCTGCCTGGTGGTGGCGGCCGCGAAGGCGGCGGGCGCGGCGCGGGTCACCGTCACGGACCTGCTGCCTCGGGCGCTGGAGTTCGCCGCGGCGGCGGGCGCCGACACCCTCGTACGGGCGGACGACCCGGACGATGCCGGGTGGCCCGCCGAGGCGGACGTGGCGGTGGAGGCGTCGGGGGTCGCCGCCGGGCTGGACACCTGTCTGCGGCTGGTCCGCCGGGGCGGTGTCGTGGTCCAGCTCGGCATGCTGCCCCCGGGGCAGAGTCCCTTCCCGGGCAATCTGCTGGTGAGCCGGGAGATCGACCTGCGCGGCGCGTTCCGCTTCGACACGGAGTTCGACGACGCGCTCGGCCTGCTCGCCTCCGACCCGGCGTTCGACGCGCTGATCAGCAACGTGGTCCCGGTGCGGGAGGCGGAGTCGGCGTTCGCCCTGGCGGCGGACCGGAGCCGGTCGTGCAAGGTGCTGCTGGACTTCGGGCGGCCCGCCTAG
- a CDS encoding MerR family transcriptional regulator, protein MRIGELSRRTGASPRALRYYEEQGLLSPLRRPSGYREYEERDVTAVRRIRVLLSAGLGTSVIAEIVPCVQDDDVVLAGRCPELREGLAKERARITAAIDDLTAARAVLDSLVGRPL, encoded by the coding sequence ATGAGGATCGGCGAACTCTCGCGCCGCACCGGGGCGAGCCCCCGCGCCCTGCGCTACTACGAGGAGCAGGGGCTGCTGTCCCCGCTGCGGCGGCCGAGCGGATACCGCGAGTACGAGGAGCGGGACGTGACGGCCGTGCGGCGCATCCGGGTCCTGCTGTCGGCGGGACTCGGCACGTCCGTCATCGCCGAGATCGTGCCCTGTGTCCAGGACGACGACGTCGTCCTGGCCGGCAGGTGCCCGGAACTCCGCGAAGGGCTCGCGAAGGAACGGGCGCGCATCACGGCGGCGATCGACGACCTGACCGCCGCCCGCGCCGTCCTCGACTCGCTGGTGGGGCGCCCTCTCTAG
- a CDS encoding DUF1876 domain-containing protein has protein sequence MTRAADSRPASAKEWTLHLYLSEQDPATTARAVLDTGVNVLESHAEAHRSPYDTAVPEIGDELAAGRALIALGRRLVRAAVGDITAAGAPEEPPPAPLWSPRE, from the coding sequence ATGACCCGAGCCGCCGACAGCCGGCCCGCGTCCGCCAAGGAGTGGACGCTGCACCTCTACCTGTCCGAACAGGACCCGGCGACCACGGCCCGAGCCGTCCTGGACACCGGCGTGAACGTGCTCGAGAGCCACGCGGAGGCCCACCGCAGCCCGTACGACACGGCGGTGCCCGAGATCGGCGACGAACTCGCCGCCGGACGGGCCCTGATCGCCCTGGGCCGCCGGCTGGTCCGCGCCGCCGTCGGCGACATCACGGCGGCAGGGGCGCCCGAGGAGCCCCCGCCCGCACCGCTCTGGTCCCCCCGGGAATGA
- a CDS encoding gluconokinase yields the protein MQHPRTPHVVVVMGVAGTGKTTIGPLLAARLGVPYAEGDDFHPPANIAKMSAGIPLDDEDRWPWLDAIGAWAHERAGLGGVVSSSALKRAYRDRLRAAAPGVVFVHLTGDRDLIEERMAHRQGHFMPTALLDSQFATLQPLEPDERGVAVDVSGSPEEITARAVNALRDLERSSARPSQ from the coding sequence ATGCAGCATCCGCGTACCCCCCACGTCGTCGTGGTCATGGGCGTCGCAGGCACCGGCAAGACCACCATCGGTCCCCTGCTTGCGGCCCGGCTCGGCGTCCCGTACGCCGAGGGCGACGACTTCCACCCCCCGGCCAACATCGCCAAGATGTCGGCCGGGATCCCGCTCGACGACGAGGACCGGTGGCCCTGGCTGGACGCCATCGGCGCCTGGGCGCACGAGCGGGCGGGGCTCGGAGGGGTGGTCAGCAGCTCGGCGCTGAAGCGGGCGTACCGCGACCGGCTGCGGGCCGCGGCTCCCGGCGTCGTCTTCGTGCATCTGACGGGCGACCGGGACCTCATCGAGGAACGGATGGCGCATCGCCAGGGGCACTTCATGCCCACGGCACTGCTGGACTCCCAGTTCGCCACGCTCCAGCCGCTGGAGCCTGACGAGCGGGGGGTCGCGGTGGACGTCTCGGGCAGCCCCGAGGAGATCACCGCCCGCGCCGTGAACGCCCTGCGCGACCTCGAGCGGTCCTCCGCCCGGCCCTCGCAGTAA
- a CDS encoding SDR family oxidoreductase codes for MTAHPLFDIGGRTALVTGSSRGIGLALARGLAQAGCTVVLNGRDADRLTKAAAELPGDVHTAVFDVTDGASVAAGIADVEERVGPLDILVNNAGMQLRAPLLEFTDADWHRILDTNLTSAFLVGREAARHMTERGHGKIINICSLQSEVVRPGIAPYAATKGALKMLTKGMCADWGPHGVQVNGLGPGYIETELTRPLVEDEEFSAWVRRRTPAGRWGRTEDLVGGVLFLASPAADFVSGQVLYVDGGMTSVL; via the coding sequence ATGACGGCTCACCCCCTCTTCGACATCGGCGGCCGTACGGCACTGGTGACCGGCTCCAGCCGGGGCATCGGGCTCGCGCTCGCCCGCGGGCTGGCTCAGGCCGGCTGCACGGTGGTCCTCAACGGACGCGACGCCGACCGGCTCACGAAGGCGGCGGCGGAACTGCCGGGCGACGTGCACACGGCCGTGTTCGACGTGACCGACGGCGCCTCGGTCGCCGCCGGGATCGCGGATGTCGAGGAGCGGGTGGGCCCGCTCGACATCCTGGTCAACAACGCCGGCATGCAACTGCGCGCGCCTCTCCTGGAGTTCACCGACGCCGACTGGCACCGGATCCTGGACACCAACCTGACCAGCGCGTTCCTGGTCGGCCGTGAGGCGGCCCGGCACATGACCGAGCGCGGCCACGGGAAGATCATCAACATCTGCTCGCTGCAGAGCGAGGTGGTCCGCCCCGGGATCGCACCGTACGCGGCGACCAAGGGCGCGCTGAAGATGCTCACCAAGGGCATGTGCGCGGACTGGGGTCCGCACGGCGTGCAGGTCAACGGGCTCGGCCCCGGCTACATCGAGACGGAGCTGACGCGGCCGCTCGTGGAGGACGAGGAGTTCAGCGCCTGGGTGCGCAGGCGCACTCCCGCCGGGCGCTGGGGGCGTACGGAGGACCTGGTGGGCGGGGTGCTGTTCCTCGCCTCCCCCGCGGCGGACTTCGTCAGCGGACAGGTGCTGTACGTCGACGGCGGAATGACGAGCGTGCTGTGA
- a CDS encoding GntP family permease encodes MTRLSVEMLAAAPVEPITSAGHAQLGIAAVAGIAVIVLLITKFKLHAFLALTIGSLALGAFAGAPLDKAITSFTTGLGSTVAGVGVLIALGAILGKLLADSGGADQIVDTILAKAQGRAMPWAMVLIASVIGLPLFFEVGIVLLIPVVLMVAKRGNYSLMRIGIPALAGLSVMHGLVPPHPGPLVAIDAVKANLGVTLALGVLVAVPTVIIAGPLFSKVAARWVDVPVPDRMIPARASEELQRRPGFGPTLATVLLPVVLMLAKALVDIVVDDPAKMVQRVFDVIGSPLIALLAAVIVGIFTLGRPAGFSKGRISQLVEKGLAPIAGILLIVGAGGGFKQTLIDCGVGQMVLDISKDWSIPALLLAWLIAVAIRLATGSATVATVSAAGLVAPLAADMSTTHAALLVLAIGAGSLFLSHVNDAGFWLVKEYFGLSVGQNLKTWSIMECIISVVAGGLVLLLSLVI; translated from the coding sequence GTGACCAGACTCAGCGTCGAGATGCTGGCAGCGGCCCCCGTCGAGCCGATCACGTCGGCGGGCCACGCTCAACTGGGCATCGCGGCGGTGGCGGGCATCGCCGTCATCGTGCTGCTCATCACCAAGTTCAAGCTCCACGCCTTCCTGGCCCTGACCATCGGCTCGCTCGCGCTGGGCGCGTTCGCCGGGGCGCCGCTCGACAAGGCGATCACCAGTTTCACCACCGGGCTCGGCTCGACCGTGGCCGGTGTGGGTGTCCTGATCGCGCTCGGCGCGATCCTCGGCAAGCTGCTCGCCGACTCCGGCGGCGCGGACCAGATCGTCGACACGATCCTCGCCAAGGCGCAGGGCCGTGCGATGCCCTGGGCGATGGTGCTGATCGCCTCGGTGATCGGGCTGCCGCTGTTCTTCGAGGTCGGCATCGTGCTGCTGATCCCGGTCGTGCTGATGGTCGCCAAGCGCGGCAACTACTCGCTGATGCGCATCGGCATCCCGGCGCTCGCGGGCCTGTCCGTGATGCACGGTCTGGTCCCGCCGCACCCCGGTCCGCTGGTCGCGATCGACGCGGTCAAGGCGAACCTCGGTGTGACGCTGGCGCTCGGCGTGCTGGTCGCCGTCCCGACGGTGATCATCGCGGGCCCGCTGTTCTCGAAGGTCGCCGCCCGCTGGGTGGACGTCCCGGTTCCCGACCGGATGATTCCCGCGCGTGCCTCCGAGGAGCTTCAGAGGCGCCCCGGGTTCGGCCCCACGCTGGCCACCGTGCTGCTGCCGGTCGTGCTGATGCTGGCGAAGGCGCTGGTGGACATCGTCGTCGACGACCCGGCCAAGATGGTGCAGCGCGTCTTCGACGTGATCGGCTCGCCGCTGATCGCACTGCTCGCGGCCGTGATCGTGGGCATCTTCACGCTGGGCCGCCCGGCCGGCTTCAGCAAGGGGCGGATCTCCCAGCTCGTCGAGAAGGGCCTCGCACCCATCGCCGGCATCCTGCTGATCGTGGGCGCGGGCGGCGGCTTCAAGCAGACGCTGATCGACTGCGGCGTGGGCCAGATGGTCCTCGACATATCCAAGGACTGGTCGATCCCCGCGCTGCTGCTGGCCTGGCTGATCGCGGTGGCGATCCGGCTCGCGACCGGTTCCGCGACCGTGGCGACCGTCTCGGCCGCCGGTCTGGTCGCGCCGCTCGCGGCCGACATGTCGACCACGCACGCGGCCCTGCTGGTGCTGGCCATCGGCGCCGGCTCGCTCTTCCTGAGCCATGTCAACGACGCCGGGTTCTGGCTGGTGAAGGAGTACTTCGGGCTCAGTGTCGGCCAGAACCTCAAGACCTGGTCGATCATGGAGTGCATCATCTCCGTGGTCGCCGGCGGGCTGGTTCTCCTGCTCTCCCTCGTGATCTAG